A region of uncultured Draconibacterium sp. DNA encodes the following proteins:
- a CDS encoding glycoside hydrolase family 3 N-terminal domain-containing protein, giving the protein MKKLKNLSLAFLFAALFIGCGPKWTEEDLGDFHLIHNEGGQTLGYSPESGVTILTDKGFAFKDLNKSGELDVYEDWRKPVDERAKDLASKMSVEQIAGLMLYSGHQSIPAGRGGFGAGTYKGKSLSDSGAKSSDLTDQQIKFLTEDNLRHVLITTVESPGVAAQWNNNMQALVEGLGLGIPGNTSTDPRHGTSAETEYNAGAGGDISMWPTTLGLAATFDPAVMKNFGEIASIEYRALGIATALSPQIDLSTEPRWSRFSGTMGEDPGLAADLTRAYVDGFQTSSAAKEIAGGWGFESVNAMVKHWPSGGPEEGGRDAHFGYGAYAVYPGNNLSDQLKPFTEGAFKLDGPTGKATAVMPYYTISYNIDQKNGENVGNAYNKYIITDLLRGEYGYDGVVCTDWMITADTRSVHEFLGKCWGVENLSVAERHYKVIEAGADQFGGNNEKGPVLEAYEMGVKEHGEEYMRNRFEQSAVRLLKNIFRPGLFENPYLVVAESEKIVGNPEYMKAGYEAQLKSVVMLKNKDGVLPVEKKVKVYIPQKYTPAGTNWFGMRSEEKWSDAANMDMVANYFEVVDAPEKADLAICLISSPQGGTGYSLEDKEKGGNGYVPISLQYGPYTAKYAREKSIAGGSPFEDFTNRSYKGKSTEAANVYDMEMVNETKAKMGDKPVIVVVNVANPFIPAEFEKSADAILVHCGVQDQAIIDLVTGNAEPSGLLPFQLPANMKTVEEQFEDVPRDMDCYSDEMGNVYDFAYGMNWNGVINDERVNRYK; this is encoded by the coding sequence ATGAAAAAACTAAAAAATTTATCGCTAGCATTTCTATTTGCGGCACTTTTTATTGGCTGTGGCCCCAAATGGACGGAAGAAGATTTGGGAGATTTTCACCTTATTCATAACGAAGGTGGTCAAACTTTGGGTTATTCGCCTGAATCAGGAGTAACGATTCTTACGGACAAAGGATTTGCTTTTAAAGACCTGAATAAAAGTGGTGAACTGGATGTGTACGAAGACTGGCGCAAACCGGTAGACGAACGCGCCAAAGATCTGGCTTCAAAAATGTCGGTAGAACAAATTGCGGGTTTAATGTTGTACAGCGGACATCAGTCGATACCTGCCGGAAGGGGAGGTTTTGGTGCCGGAACCTACAAGGGAAAATCGTTGTCAGATAGTGGCGCAAAATCAAGTGACCTCACCGATCAGCAAATAAAATTTCTTACCGAGGATAATTTGCGTCATGTTTTAATTACTACCGTTGAAAGTCCGGGCGTGGCAGCACAATGGAACAACAACATGCAGGCTTTGGTGGAAGGTCTTGGCTTGGGAATACCCGGAAATACAAGTACCGACCCACGCCACGGAACAAGTGCAGAAACCGAATACAATGCCGGTGCCGGTGGCGATATTTCGATGTGGCCAACAACACTGGGTTTGGCAGCCACTTTCGATCCTGCTGTAATGAAAAATTTTGGCGAAATCGCCTCGATTGAATACCGGGCTTTGGGAATTGCAACTGCGCTTTCTCCGCAAATCGATTTGTCAACTGAACCACGCTGGAGTCGTTTTAGTGGAACTATGGGGGAGGATCCCGGTTTAGCAGCCGACCTGACACGTGCTTATGTCGATGGATTTCAAACGTCATCAGCAGCTAAAGAAATTGCCGGAGGCTGGGGATTTGAAAGTGTAAATGCCATGGTAAAACACTGGCCCAGTGGTGGCCCGGAAGAAGGTGGCCGCGATGCACACTTTGGGTATGGCGCTTATGCCGTTTATCCGGGAAACAATCTTTCTGATCAGCTAAAACCATTTACCGAAGGTGCTTTTAAACTGGATGGCCCAACGGGTAAAGCAACAGCAGTTATGCCTTATTATACCATCTCGTATAATATCGATCAGAAGAATGGCGAAAACGTAGGAAACGCCTACAATAAATACATCATCACCGATCTTTTAAGAGGTGAGTATGGTTATGATGGTGTGGTTTGTACCGACTGGATGATTACTGCCGATACACGAAGTGTACACGAATTTCTTGGAAAATGCTGGGGTGTAGAGAACCTTTCGGTTGCCGAACGTCACTATAAAGTAATTGAAGCCGGTGCCGACCAGTTTGGCGGAAACAACGAAAAAGGGCCTGTTTTGGAAGCTTATGAAATGGGGGTGAAAGAACATGGGGAAGAGTATATGCGCAATCGTTTTGAGCAATCCGCTGTTCGTTTATTGAAAAATATTTTCCGTCCCGGTTTGTTTGAAAATCCTTACCTGGTTGTTGCCGAATCTGAAAAAATTGTGGGTAACCCGGAGTATATGAAAGCCGGTTACGAAGCACAACTGAAATCGGTTGTAATGCTGAAAAACAAGGATGGCGTTTTACCGGTAGAGAAGAAAGTGAAAGTATATATTCCACAAAAATATACACCTGCCGGAACCAACTGGTTTGGTATGCGCAGCGAGGAAAAATGGAGCGATGCTGCAAACATGGATATGGTAGCCAACTATTTTGAAGTGGTTGATGCTCCTGAGAAAGCCGATCTCGCAATTTGTTTGATCTCAAGCCCGCAAGGAGGAACAGGATACTCGCTCGAGGATAAGGAAAAAGGCGGTAACGGATATGTTCCTATTTCACTTCAATATGGACCGTATACCGCAAAATATGCACGCGAAAAAAGTATTGCCGGTGGCAGTCCGTTTGAAGACTTTACCAACAGAAGTTACAAAGGAAAATCAACCGAGGCAGCGAATGTTTACGACATGGAAATGGTAAACGAAACAAAAGCAAAAATGGGTGATAAACCTGTAATTGTGGTGGTAAATGTGGCCAATCCGTTTATCCCTGCCGAGTTTGAAAAGAGTGCCGATGCTATTCTTGTTCATTGTGGTGTTCAGGATCAGGCAATTATAGATTTGGTAACAGGTAATGCAGAACCTTCAGGTTTACTACCTTTTCAGTTACCTGCCAACATGAAAACGGTAGAAGAACAGTTTGAAGACGTGCCGCGTGACATGGACTGTTATTCCGACGAAATGGGCAATGTTTACGATTTTGCCTATGGCATGAACTGGAACGGAGTGATTAACGACGAAAGAGTAAATAGATATAAATAA
- a CDS encoding DUF5916 domain-containing protein, with product MKTKFFFKLISLILCTCSSIIVFGQDVVQIAKNNGTVNFDGVPDEAFWQKASQFELVMHIPNYQATPSEETKTYISYDDNFLWVGAFLNYKDPEDIVSTSKKRDEKSKNPDSFGILLDTYDDNENALAFFTMPAGQRIDYAVSNDAQKMPGPPGAGSTAQNYSWNTFWDVKTARTSTGWAVEMRIPFSSLRFQEVNGRVRMGLLINRGVSHNNEVDTYPATDPKYGRLASNKPSLAQTIELSGVESKKPVYVAPYITTGVERNNELNEEETAFESSKDNKLTGGVDIKYSLTSNLTMDLTFNTDFAQVEADDEQVNLTRYALFFPEKRMFFQERSSIFDYKLSGPSKLFYSRRIGLDEDGCPTPILGGARLTGRVGKWDMGFMDMQTQKNNSNPSENFGVLRFRRQVINTNSYVGAIMTSRVGAAINDSYSYGVDGIFRIFGDDYIEAGIAQTTDPEGTDFSAGIKNTFYRASWQRRSEEGFAYDLSYAYTGENFDPQVGFLSKYATRGPRLKLQYGWLPGAESRLFKYSIDGTFYESYRVTDGGLDTGMYGPGFSLNTKKGWFVNLDLNYRIEGVDEEFELDDKVVVPADKYKTYTSRMTLMSPVSKPLSTTIMMSGGQFYDGKNVTATVQPIYNLSASLQLSAYYNYSHVVFADRNQEMNAHVGRLKFLYMYNTKLSFSSFVQFNSVNDVMVSNFRLRYNPKEGNDLYVVYNEIRPTSDYVDNGLDEPKFLNRIFQVKYVYTFQL from the coding sequence ATGAAAACCAAATTCTTTTTCAAGTTAATATCTTTAATTCTCTGCACGTGTAGTTCCATCATCGTATTTGGGCAGGACGTTGTACAGATTGCTAAAAATAATGGAACGGTAAATTTCGATGGAGTGCCCGACGAAGCCTTTTGGCAAAAGGCAAGCCAGTTTGAGCTGGTAATGCACATTCCAAATTATCAAGCTACACCAAGTGAGGAGACCAAAACATACATCAGTTACGACGATAACTTTTTGTGGGTAGGTGCTTTCCTGAATTATAAGGACCCGGAGGACATTGTTTCCACCAGTAAAAAACGCGATGAGAAGTCGAAAAATCCCGACTCTTTCGGAATTTTATTAGATACCTACGATGATAACGAAAATGCACTGGCATTCTTTACCATGCCGGCAGGGCAGCGTATCGATTATGCCGTATCGAACGATGCCCAAAAGATGCCGGGCCCTCCGGGAGCCGGGTCGACTGCACAAAACTATAGTTGGAACACTTTCTGGGATGTAAAAACAGCACGTACCTCAACAGGTTGGGCGGTTGAAATGCGGATTCCGTTTTCAAGTCTTCGCTTTCAGGAAGTTAACGGGCGCGTACGAATGGGATTGTTGATTAACCGCGGTGTAAGCCATAACAACGAAGTGGATACCTATCCTGCAACCGATCCGAAATATGGCCGGTTGGCATCCAACAAACCATCGCTGGCTCAAACCATCGAACTTTCGGGTGTGGAAAGCAAAAAACCTGTTTATGTCGCTCCGTATATAACTACCGGAGTGGAGAGAAACAATGAGCTAAATGAAGAGGAAACAGCTTTTGAATCATCAAAAGACAATAAACTGACCGGCGGGGTAGATATAAAATACAGCCTCACCAGCAACCTTACCATGGACCTGACTTTTAACACCGATTTTGCTCAGGTTGAAGCCGACGACGAACAAGTGAATCTAACGCGTTATGCTTTGTTCTTTCCCGAGAAAAGAATGTTCTTCCAGGAGCGTTCAAGTATTTTCGATTACAAACTGAGTGGCCCAAGTAAGTTATTCTACAGTCGCCGTATTGGTTTGGATGAAGACGGTTGCCCGACACCAATTTTGGGCGGGGCACGATTAACCGGGCGCGTGGGGAAATGGGACATGGGATTTATGGATATGCAAACCCAAAAGAATAACTCAAATCCTTCAGAAAACTTTGGGGTGTTGCGCTTCCGCCGCCAGGTAATAAATACCAACTCGTATGTTGGTGCAATTATGACCTCGAGGGTTGGAGCGGCTATCAACGATTCGTATTCCTATGGTGTTGATGGTATTTTCCGCATTTTTGGCGACGATTATATTGAAGCGGGTATTGCTCAAACTACCGATCCGGAAGGCACTGATTTTTCGGCCGGTATTAAAAATACATTCTACCGCGCATCGTGGCAACGGCGAAGCGAAGAAGGTTTTGCATACGATTTATCTTATGCGTATACGGGCGAGAATTTTGATCCTCAGGTTGGATTCTTATCAAAATATGCCACCAGAGGACCTAGACTAAAACTCCAGTATGGCTGGCTTCCCGGTGCCGAGTCGAGACTTTTTAAATACAGTATTGACGGAACTTTTTATGAATCGTACCGTGTTACCGACGGAGGCCTGGATACAGGTATGTACGGGCCGGGGTTTAGTTTAAATACCAAAAAGGGTTGGTTTGTAAACCTGGATTTAAATTACCGCATTGAAGGTGTTGATGAAGAATTTGAACTGGATGATAAGGTAGTTGTTCCGGCCGATAAATATAAAACGTATACCAGCCGTATGACACTGATGTCGCCGGTTTCAAAGCCGCTGTCTACCACCATAATGATGTCGGGTGGCCAGTTTTACGATGGTAAAAATGTTACTGCAACTGTTCAGCCCATTTATAATCTTTCGGCAAGTTTGCAGCTCTCGGCCTATTACAATTACAGCCATGTGGTTTTTGCCGACCGGAACCAGGAAATGAATGCGCATGTTGGACGCCTGAAGTTTTTATACATGTATAACACAAAGCTGTCGTTCAGCTCTTTTGTACAGTTTAATAGTGTGAACGATGTTATGGTATCAAACTTTCGCCTGCGCTATAATCCAAAAGAAGGAAACGATCTGTACGTGGTGTACAACGAAATTCGACCAACAAGCGATTATGTTGACAATGGTTTGGATGAACCCAAATTCTTAAACAGGATCTTTCAGGTGAAGTATGTTTATACTTTCCAGCTATAA
- a CDS encoding glycoside hydrolase family 88 protein yields MKTFSIIFLFVALIGCTSKNTKQNSVQTTKPLWSVKFAETVLHEADSLIYYQSENPKFEYDFAFLGDAIYKLKDIDPKYGAYLKNYVDYFLREDGEIDRYKLSDYNIDRVRPGNSMLTLYQDYGDEKYRLGIETLVEQMKSQPRTNSGGFWHKKIYPYQMWLDGLYMASPFLARYAKEFDQPQWFDEVTFQLQEVYKHTLDEKTGLVYHAWDESREQRWCNKETGQSKHFWSRATGWYMMALVDVLENLPEDHKDREALITILNDLSEAILKVQDEETGLWYQVMDRGGEDRNYLEASGSAMFIYAFAKGARNNWLPESYLDIANTAFDSIIENLVTEDENGFVTLTNICGSCGLGGNPYREADYNYYVTEKKVDNDKKGVAPLIVAAIELNK; encoded by the coding sequence ATGAAAACTTTTTCAATTATCTTCCTGTTTGTTGCACTGATCGGATGCACTTCCAAAAATACCAAACAAAATTCAGTACAAACAACCAAGCCTTTGTGGTCGGTTAAATTTGCTGAAACCGTATTGCATGAAGCTGACAGTCTGATCTATTATCAAAGCGAGAATCCTAAATTCGAGTACGATTTTGCTTTTCTGGGCGATGCCATATATAAGCTTAAAGATATTGATCCGAAATATGGCGCTTACCTAAAAAATTATGTCGATTATTTCTTGCGAGAGGATGGTGAGATTGACAGATACAAACTTTCGGATTATAACATCGACCGCGTGCGTCCCGGTAACAGCATGCTTACTTTATACCAGGATTATGGCGACGAAAAATACCGTTTGGGAATAGAAACGTTGGTAGAACAGATGAAAAGTCAGCCACGCACAAATTCAGGCGGGTTTTGGCATAAAAAAATATACCCTTATCAAATGTGGCTGGATGGTTTGTACATGGCATCACCGTTTTTGGCTCGTTATGCCAAAGAATTTGATCAGCCGCAGTGGTTCGATGAGGTTACCTTTCAGTTGCAGGAAGTGTACAAACATACGCTCGATGAAAAAACGGGGCTGGTTTACCATGCCTGGGACGAAAGCCGCGAGCAACGCTGGTGTAACAAAGAAACAGGGCAGTCGAAACATTTTTGGAGCCGTGCCACAGGCTGGTATATGATGGCTTTAGTTGATGTGCTGGAGAATCTGCCTGAAGATCATAAAGACAGGGAAGCACTGATCACTATTCTGAATGATTTGAGTGAGGCTATTCTGAAGGTTCAGGATGAGGAAACAGGATTGTGGTACCAGGTGATGGATAGGGGAGGCGAAGACCGCAACTATCTGGAAGCATCGGGATCGGCTATGTTTATCTACGCATTTGCCAAAGGAGCTAGAAACAACTGGTTGCCTGAAAGTTACCTTGATATTGCCAACACTGCTTTCGACAGTATAATTGAAAACCTGGTAACGGAAGATGAGAATGGATTTGTAACTTTAACCAATATATGTGGCTCCTGTGGTTTGGGAGGAAATCCCTATCGCGAAGCCGATTATAACTATTACGTGACAGAAAAGAAAGTGGATAACGACAAAAAAGGTGTTGCACCTTTGATTGTGGCTGCCATTGAATTAAATAAATAA
- a CDS encoding DUF4861 family protein: protein MRRLGILLFALILFAQSQAQNKTDISLFMRSDSLQQAEISSESGDLYNTIGHHGPAVENEWMALRIYFSEKAAIDVYSKAKPQLELMEKEWYPSAKDQKEGWGADYYKAGETLGLGGVRLWDGEKVVRLNPVSNRTARVVKEPTCSFMEMLSEDVPYKGRKVDVLVRVTVYSGERNARVEAFALTDGPVQFVTGINYHKGQEIYKKDGLIAAWGLHPEDVAAESVEIGAAIMYDPEDFVKTDDDGTQFLLISKPGKQLTTWVSSACGREAEINTMKKFIGFLEK from the coding sequence ATGAGAAGATTAGGCATATTATTATTTGCATTAATTCTGTTTGCACAATCGCAGGCACAAAATAAAACCGATATAAGTTTGTTTATGCGTTCGGATAGTCTACAACAGGCTGAAATTAGCTCCGAATCGGGCGATTTGTATAATACAATCGGGCATCATGGACCGGCTGTAGAAAACGAGTGGATGGCTCTGCGAATTTATTTTAGCGAAAAAGCAGCTATTGATGTTTATTCGAAAGCCAAACCACAGCTCGAATTGATGGAAAAAGAATGGTATCCATCGGCAAAAGACCAAAAAGAGGGCTGGGGAGCGGATTACTACAAAGCCGGCGAAACTCTTGGATTAGGTGGTGTTCGTTTGTGGGATGGAGAAAAGGTTGTGAGACTCAACCCTGTTTCGAACCGTACGGCTCGTGTTGTAAAAGAACCTACCTGCTCTTTCATGGAAATGTTATCGGAAGATGTGCCTTACAAAGGGAGAAAAGTTGATGTGTTGGTGCGGGTTACTGTTTATTCGGGTGAAAGAAATGCCAGGGTTGAAGCTTTTGCATTAACCGATGGTCCTGTACAATTTGTTACCGGAATAAATTATCACAAAGGACAGGAGATTTACAAAAAGGATGGATTGATTGCTGCCTGGGGCCTTCATCCCGAAGATGTTGCTGCTGAATCTGTTGAGATCGGCGCTGCAATTATGTATGATCCGGAGGATTTTGTAAAAACTGATGATGATGGCACACAGTTTCTTCTCATCAGCAAACCGGGCAAACAATTAACAACCTGGGTATCGTCGGCTTGCGGTCGTGAAGCGGAGATCAATACCATGAAAAAATTTATCGGCTTTCTTGAAAAGTGA
- a CDS encoding glycoside hydrolase family 88 protein, translating into MRKGIIVLISCLIAGSINLLNAQQLPSKADVIEKMELANGYLMKKWPDPGVNVITNRERPSNLWTRAVYYEGLMALNEIKPDEKYVQYAIEWGKAHKWGLRNGYETRHADNHCAGQTYIDLYNIEQKPERIMDIQASIDLMLETDKIDDWDWIDALQMAMPVFAKLAVLSGDSKYSERMYEMYMDTKITQGLYNKKDGLWWRDADFLPPYTEPNGEDCYWSRGNGWVVAALVRVMDILPESDPHYKEYLKTYKEMMKAVLPIQREDGFWNASLHDPNNYGGKEATGTSLFVYGMAWGVNNGILNTKKYMPAITKGWNALATESVHDNGFLGYVQGTGKEPKDGQPVTYTSKPDFEDYGLGCFLLAGSEVFKMCK; encoded by the coding sequence ATGAGAAAAGGAATAATTGTACTAATCAGCTGCCTCATAGCAGGATCAATTAACCTGCTGAACGCGCAACAACTTCCATCAAAAGCTGATGTAATAGAAAAAATGGAACTGGCCAATGGCTATTTAATGAAAAAGTGGCCTGATCCGGGTGTAAATGTAATTACGAACAGAGAGCGCCCCAGCAACCTGTGGACACGGGCAGTTTATTACGAAGGATTAATGGCTTTGAATGAAATAAAACCCGATGAAAAGTACGTACAATATGCCATCGAATGGGGAAAGGCACATAAGTGGGGATTGCGAAACGGATATGAAACACGCCATGCTGATAACCACTGTGCCGGACAAACCTATATCGATTTATACAATATTGAGCAAAAACCCGAGCGCATCATGGATATCCAGGCTTCTATTGATTTAATGCTTGAAACGGATAAAATCGACGACTGGGACTGGATTGACGCCCTGCAAATGGCCATGCCGGTATTTGCCAAACTGGCCGTGCTTAGCGGCGATTCGAAATACTCAGAGCGCATGTACGAAATGTATATGGACACTAAAATAACACAAGGCCTGTACAATAAAAAAGATGGTTTGTGGTGGCGCGATGCTGATTTTCTTCCGCCGTACACCGAGCCAAATGGTGAAGATTGTTACTGGAGCCGTGGAAACGGCTGGGTAGTAGCTGCTCTGGTTCGGGTTATGGACATTCTACCTGAAAGCGATCCGCACTACAAAGAGTACCTGAAAACCTACAAAGAAATGATGAAAGCTGTCCTTCCCATTCAGCGCGAAGATGGCTTTTGGAACGCCAGTTTACACGATCCTAATAATTATGGAGGGAAAGAAGCAACCGGAACCTCTTTGTTTGTTTACGGCATGGCGTGGGGAGTGAATAATGGAATTCTGAATACAAAAAAATACATGCCGGCAATTACAAAAGGATGGAATGCACTGGCCACTGAATCGGTTCACGACAATGGATTTTTAGGCTATGTACAGGGTACCGGAAAAGAGCCAAAAGACGGACAACCGGTAACTTATACCAGCAAACCCGATTTTGAAGATTATGGTTTGGGCTGTTTCCTTTTGGCAGGTAGCGAAGTGTTTAAAATGTGTAAATAG
- a CDS encoding glycoside hydrolase family 88 protein has protein sequence MKTKLFTILTVICTLVGLAVTAQKVNDVTTPLHLLQPDYPIPYGKPEVDDIIKTIDKIYNYLNESTPAKLQDKNTGKEITDFSKVDENTIFMPGDFRLNSYEWGVTYAGMLLASKTSGDPKYAAYTSERLNFMGKALDAFTKFEEQNPGAKYTLYRSVHPHALDDCGAICAAMIKASSSGKAQNLDSRIKSYIDYISNKQFRFEDKTLARNRPQPNSLWLDDLFMSVPALAQMGSYSGDNKYFDDAVKQVIQFSKRMFNYEKGLYMHGWIMDMEEHPQFHWGRANGWAVMTLVELLEVLPEDYPERDKVLDLLKRHIQGLASYQDGTGFWHQLIDRNDTYLETSATAIYTYAIARAINRGYVDAKVYGPVACLAWNAVATKVNEKGQVEGTCVGTGMGFDPAFYYYRPVNVFAAHGYGPVILAGAEMIELVKTHDIRINDSSLQFYTEKKKTEWRFDFGNGKVTDGYQAVTPATLYSKENGFGIISEIALKAGQKNGSNKATDDWISSDAPFYFQVDVPEGRYKITLTLGNARETTATTVKAESRRLMLENIQTKKGEIVTKTIIVDRRSPQINATEEIRRKTREMTFANWDKHLTLEFNGPHPCVSSVIIEEANDLPVIYLAGNSTVVDQEYEPWASWGQMFTRFLKPEIVVANYAESGETLKAFRRENRLKKVLSMMKPGDYLFIEFAHNDQKPGGNHVEPYTTYQDELRYYIQSAKEKGAQTVLVSSTNRRKFDEEGKIVNTLEEYPDAIRQLAARENSPLVDLNAMSKIFYESLGVENSKNAFVHYPANTFPNQDKPLADNTHFNPYGAYELAKCVVQELIDNDHELKKYIVDDWKTFDPKQPDSWQNFFWPDSPSYELLKPDGN, from the coding sequence ATGAAAACGAAATTATTTACCATTTTAACCGTCATTTGCACCTTGGTTGGGTTGGCTGTAACGGCTCAAAAAGTAAACGATGTAACCACTCCGTTGCACCTGCTTCAACCGGATTATCCCATCCCTTACGGGAAACCAGAGGTGGACGATATTATAAAGACTATCGATAAAATCTATAACTATCTGAATGAAAGCACCCCTGCAAAACTCCAGGACAAAAATACCGGGAAAGAAATTACTGATTTTTCAAAAGTGGATGAAAATACCATTTTTATGCCGGGCGACTTTCGGTTAAACAGTTATGAATGGGGAGTTACCTATGCCGGTATGTTGCTTGCCAGTAAAACTTCGGGAGATCCGAAGTACGCAGCTTATACAAGCGAAAGGCTCAATTTTATGGGAAAAGCGCTTGATGCATTTACAAAGTTTGAAGAACAAAATCCGGGAGCCAAATACACCTTGTACCGCTCCGTTCACCCACACGCACTCGACGATTGCGGAGCCATTTGTGCTGCCATGATTAAAGCGAGCAGCAGCGGAAAGGCCCAAAACCTGGACAGCAGAATAAAAAGTTACATCGATTATATCAGCAACAAACAATTTCGTTTTGAAGACAAAACACTGGCACGCAACCGTCCGCAACCCAATTCCCTGTGGCTCGACGATCTGTTTATGAGCGTTCCGGCATTGGCACAAATGGGAAGCTACAGTGGCGACAATAAATATTTTGATGATGCCGTGAAACAGGTGATACAGTTTTCAAAACGCATGTTTAATTACGAAAAGGGGCTTTACATGCACGGCTGGATAATGGATATGGAAGAACATCCGCAGTTTCACTGGGGAAGAGCCAACGGCTGGGCAGTAATGACTCTGGTTGAACTTCTTGAAGTACTTCCGGAAGATTATCCGGAAAGAGATAAGGTACTGGATCTGTTAAAACGCCACATACAGGGATTAGCCAGTTACCAGGATGGAACAGGATTCTGGCATCAGCTGATCGACCGAAACGATACCTATCTGGAAACATCGGCTACAGCCATTTATACCTATGCAATTGCCCGGGCGATTAACCGTGGATATGTTGATGCAAAAGTTTATGGACCGGTAGCCTGCCTGGCCTGGAATGCCGTAGCTACAAAAGTGAATGAAAAAGGACAGGTAGAAGGCACCTGCGTGGGAACAGGAATGGGCTTTGATCCTGCCTTTTACTATTACCGTCCGGTAAACGTATTTGCCGCTCACGGATATGGCCCTGTAATCCTGGCAGGAGCAGAAATGATAGAACTGGTTAAAACACACGACATCAGAATTAACGACAGCTCGCTTCAGTTTTATACCGAAAAAAAAAAGACTGAATGGAGATTTGATTTTGGAAACGGAAAAGTGACTGACGGCTATCAGGCTGTAACTCCTGCAACATTGTATTCAAAAGAGAATGGTTTTGGAATCATTAGTGAGATTGCTTTAAAGGCTGGTCAGAAGAATGGATCAAACAAAGCAACCGATGACTGGATAAGTTCCGATGCCCCGTTTTATTTTCAGGTTGATGTACCTGAAGGCCGCTATAAAATTACCTTAACACTGGGAAACGCCAGAGAAACTACTGCTACCACGGTAAAAGCAGAATCGCGCCGTTTAATGCTTGAAAATATTCAAACAAAAAAAGGCGAGATCGTAACCAAAACCATTATTGTTGATCGCCGCTCGCCACAAATTAATGCCACTGAGGAGATTCGCCGGAAAACACGGGAAATGACATTTGCGAACTGGGATAAGCACCTAACCCTTGAGTTTAATGGTCCCCACCCTTGCGTTTCGTCAGTGATAATTGAGGAGGCCAACGATTTACCGGTAATTTATCTGGCCGGCAACTCCACGGTGGTTGACCAGGAATACGAGCCATGGGCATCGTGGGGACAAATGTTTACACGCTTTTTAAAACCTGAAATTGTTGTCGCTAATTACGCCGAATCAGGTGAAACCCTAAAAGCATTCCGACGCGAAAACCGCCTGAAAAAGGTATTAAGCATGATGAAACCGGGCGATTATCTTTTTATTGAATTCGCGCATAATGATCAAAAACCCGGCGGTAACCATGTAGAACCCTATACAACCTACCAGGACGAACTCCGCTATTATATTCAGTCCGCTAAAGAAAAGGGAGCCCAAACCGTTTTGGTAAGCTCAACCAACCGAAGAAAATTTGATGAAGAAGGCAAAATCGTAAATACTCTTGAAGAATATCCCGATGCGATACGTCAATTGGCTGCCCGGGAAAATAGTCCTCTCGTCGACCTCAATGCAATGAGTAAAATTTTTTACGAAAGTCTGGGAGTAGAAAACTCAAAAAATGCCTTTGTTCACTACCCTGCCAACACTTTCCCCAACCAGGATAAACCGTTGGCCGACAATACCCATTTTAATCCTTACGGGGCTTACGAACTGGCAAAATGTGTTGTACAGGAACTTATCGACAACGATCACGAGCTAAAAAAATACATAGTTGATGACTGGAAGACTTTCGATCCTAAACAGCCGGATAGCTGGCAAAACTTTTTCTGGCCCGATAGCCCAAGTTATGAGCTATTAAAACCTGATGGCAACTAA